The uncultured Bacteroides sp. DNA segment TTTGCGCTATAAAAGCTGCTATACCTAAAAATGTGTTTATTGTCATCTTATTTTATTTGTTATTTGAATAATAGCTGAGCAAAATTATAGAGATTATTTCTCCATACGGGCCAACTATGTCCTCCGGGGTATTCATAGTAGGTATATTTAATTTTTAAATTGTCAAGTTTTGAAAGCATGGTTTGACAATTGTTATAGGCAATATCCTCTTTCCCTCCCATTGCAATCCAAAACTGTTTTAAATTACTATTAATCAAGGCCGTATTATTCTTCATATACTCGTATTGAGCATCTGATATATTTGTTTGATTAGGCAACCAGCCCGAGCTAAACACTCCCAAAGAAGAGAATAATTGTGTGTTATAAATGCCTGCATATAGCGTTTGCATACCTCCCATTGACAAACCTGCCAATGCGCGATTATTCGAATCCGTTTTAACTTTGTAGTTCTTCTCTATGTAAGGAATGACACATTGTTTTAATTCTTTCTCAAATAACTCAAGGAAATTTCCACTAAAACTTGGTGCTATATTTCCATCAAGCATGACTATAAGCATGGGGTTTGCCTTTTTCTCTGCGATTAAATTATCAAGGATCAAATCAGTTTTTCCTTGAGTAGCCCATCCGCGTTCATCTTCTCCGCCTCCATGTAATAGGTATAATACAGGATATTTCTCATTGGGGTTGATCTCATAATTGGCTGGTGTGTAAATGTAGAACTTACGCCAAGAGTTGCTCACGGAAGAGTAGTAACGTTGAATTCTTATATCTCCATGTGGAACATTTTTTTCCGCATAATAATCTCCTCCTTTAAAAGGAATCTCAATGCCACTTGCCATTCGACCCATACCATAAAATGTCTCACTGGCAGGATCTGCAACTGACACTCCATCAATTATTAGGGAATAGTAATGGAAGCCTTCTCCTAAAGAATCTGTCATAACTTCCCATATTCCATCTTTATTTTTAATCAGATCATATTTTTTCCCCAAATCGATCTGTATTTTCTGTGCTTCAGGAGCATTGATGCGAAAAATGGCTCTATTATCCGGAGTGATTTGAGGATATTTAGCTCCTCTTACATTTGAAGATGCAGCCACTCCTAATTGAGTATATTGATTGATTGTGTTTGTGCTGACAGGTTTAAATAATAATTGTGAGAATAGATACAAATCATTCTTCCAAACGTTGAAGTCATGTACTCCCGGTTCTACATGAAAGATATGTTGCACATTGTGTTTTTCAAGATAGTCGTGTGTCCTTTTGCTGAAAAACATCAAATTGTCGTTATTCCCACATGATATCCATAGTAATTTCAGTTGTTTTTTTGCTATTTCCGGATTAGGAATCAATGTTTCGGGTGTTTTGGTATTGGGCGCAGATGAAAAGCCTCCAATCCAAGCAAATTCGTTCAAATTCCCTAGTCCGAAATTGAGTGATTGTCCTCCTCCCATTGAAAGACCTGCAATTGCACGACTTTCACGATCTTTTATTGCTGGATATTTTTTCTCAATAGAAGGAATTAAATCACTTAATAGATCTTTTTCGAAAGTAGCGAATGCTTCTACTTTTTCAGGAGACATGATATTTCCTGATGCTCGGTCATCTTTCATTGCTCTTCCGTTTGGAAGTACAACGATCATTGGTTCCAACTTATTCTCTGCATATAGATTGTCCAAAATGATTTCCGGATGTCCGTTGTTTAACCATTCCTTCTCATCTCCACCAATTCCGTGTAAGAGATATAATACCGGATATTTTTTCTTAGCAGAGAAACCGGGAGGGGTATAAACTAATGCTTTACGTTTGTTGCCTACAGTTTTTGAACTATACGTAATTGTATCTATCTTACCTCTAAGTATATTTGCTTTTTCAATATCAAAACCTGCAGGAGCTTTGAAAATGGAGGTTTGCGCTTGTGAACACAAGCAATACGCAAATGCACATAACAAGAAAATTCTTATGCGTTTCAAGGATAAAGGTGATCTCCAAGTCTGCACATTCAAAGAAGCTGTTGGCAGAATTGGCATTGGTAAGCCGGCTAATTTCTTTTTCATAATTATTCGTGTTAATCATAATTCATAGGCAAAGCTAATCAGTATTTAATTAAAATAAAAATAAATGAGTTACATGATTTTAAGGCTATGTTACATTTTCCATTAAATCGATTATTTTGTTCACAATGACTTCTAAAAAACAGCATGATGAATCTTCAGTTTATCTTTGGTTTTTATTGCCTTTTTTTAATAGATAACTCTTTTATATTCAGCTATTTATAATGTTTTTGTGTTACACTGTTGAAAGATTAGGTAACTTGCCTTTTTTTTTGTGTGAGGCTTAGTAGAAGACTTTGTGATATAATAGTTAGCATCTGTTGGTGAAGCTTAAGAACTCTCAAAATCTCACACAGCTGTGTGATTAACAATTCTTTTCGTTTTCAATGCTTAGATTTAGTGCTATGTTTACTTAGTACGTCCTTTATAATTCCTTAAATAATATGAATTGCAGCATTATTTCTTGCTTTTTGTCACATACTGACATATAAGTATAATACAAATAACCTCTAAACTCAAGAACTGTTGGCCTTCTAATTGATGCTACCTCTTTAAATAGTGTATTATAGGTGATATAACGGAATGCGCCTGTCTCCTTTGATGTCTTATGTTACGTACAGAAAAGCTTTTGTAACATTTAGTGTTAATAGTGTAATATTAGTGTAAATTTGTGTAGCATGAATATTTAATATCTATTAGTAATATTCGGTACATTTGCCACATTATGTTAAAGCATTCTTTAACTTAAATGGTGTTGATATGCCGCGTTAACCTTAATACTTTATTCTTAATGTACTACTTGTATGATGATAGTTAATATTCATATGAAAAACACTACTTGAGATTATACTCCAGGGGGTGAGCGCCCTTACTATCCATTTATTTATTCTAAGCTGAATGCATTCTCTTACATTGTTAAACTTAATTTTAATGAAAATGAAGAAAAATCTAATTTTTATTTTTCTGATTTCTCCGTTCTTCTTTGCCTGCAATGGTAGCGAGGAAATAGAGAAAACAATTGGAACAGGGAATTATTATGACCCTCAAAAGCCTGTTTCTGTTACTGAACTTCTGCCCGCTTGGGGGAAGATAGACCAAAACTTCCTTATCAGAGGAAACTTTCCAAAAAACACGGATCAAATCAGAGTTTATTTTGATACTAAGCGAGCCGTTATTTTGGGTTGCGATGGACATGAACTTTATGGGATGATTCCGAAACAATCTCCCGGATATAATCAGTTATCCGTTGTGATTGGAAAAGACAGTATCGTTCCGAATATTAAATTCAAATATTATCAGAAACAGTCTCTTAAAAATATTGTCGGAAAAGAGAACCAAGGAGACAACTATGTGGAAGGAAGTTTTGATGAAGCTCGAATAAAGAATCCTACCGGACTGGGCACTGTCAAAGGTCAAAAAGGAGATAATATTATTATGGTTGAAGGAGAATGGGATTCCAGAATCAGCCTGATTTCTCTGGATGACAATAAAATGATAAAGATAGCTGATGTCGGCTGGTGCGGAGGGCCTGCCGTGACAAGTACCAGAGACAAATTTTATGTGATAAACAGAGAAGGTAATCGAAATATCTATAGTTTTTCAAAGGCAGACGGATGGATACCCACACCTGTCACGGATTTGCAGATTACGAATAGTATGCTGTCAAGTGG contains these protein-coding regions:
- a CDS encoding alpha/beta hydrolase-fold protein, coding for MKKKLAGLPMPILPTASLNVQTWRSPLSLKRIRIFLLCAFAYCLCSQAQTSIFKAPAGFDIEKANILRGKIDTITYSSKTVGNKRKALVYTPPGFSAKKKYPVLYLLHGIGGDEKEWLNNGHPEIILDNLYAENKLEPMIVVLPNGRAMKDDRASGNIMSPEKVEAFATFEKDLLSDLIPSIEKKYPAIKDRESRAIAGLSMGGGQSLNFGLGNLNEFAWIGGFSSAPNTKTPETLIPNPEIAKKQLKLLWISCGNNDNLMFFSKRTHDYLEKHNVQHIFHVEPGVHDFNVWKNDLYLFSQLLFKPVSTNTINQYTQLGVAASSNVRGAKYPQITPDNRAIFRINAPEAQKIQIDLGKKYDLIKNKDGIWEVMTDSLGEGFHYYSLIIDGVSVADPASETFYGMGRMASGIEIPFKGGDYYAEKNVPHGDIRIQRYYSSVSNSWRKFYIYTPANYEINPNEKYPVLYLLHGGGEDERGWATQGKTDLILDNLIAEKKANPMLIVMLDGNIAPSFSGNFLELFEKELKQCVIPYIEKNYKVKTDSNNRALAGLSMGGMQTLYAGIYNTQLFSSLGVFSSGWLPNQTNISDAQYEYMKNNTALINSNLKQFWIAMGGKEDIAYNNCQTMLSKLDNLKIKYTYYEYPGGHSWPVWRNNLYNFAQLLFK